In the genome of Equus asinus isolate D_3611 breed Donkey chromosome 9, EquAss-T2T_v2, whole genome shotgun sequence, one region contains:
- the RELL2 gene encoding RELT-like protein 2 isoform X2 has product MSEPQPDLEPPQHGLYMLFLLVLVFFLMGLVGFMICHVLKKKGYRCRTSRGSEPDDAQLQPPEDDDMNEDTVERIVRCIIQNEANAEALKEMLGDSEGEGTVQLSSVDASSSLTDGAPSHHHTVHLGSSAPCIHCSRNRRPPLVRQGRSKEGKSRPRPGETTVFSVGRFRVTHIEKRYGLHEHRDGSPTDRSWGSGGGQDPGGGQGSGGGHARAGMPAIESLPPERPQPPAITSPPVQNGGFRDSLVPRALEGDPGASAEPTLGAGGRDPSPGLASQESNGQPSKLDTSDHQVSPPRGAGGV; this is encoded by the exons ATGTCGGAACCACAGCCTGACCTGGAGCCGCCCCAACATGGGCTGTACATGCTCTTCCTGCTTGTGCTGGTCTTCTTCCTTATGGGCCTTGTAGGCTTCATGATCTGCCACGTGCTCAAGAAGAAGGGGTACCGATGCCGCACCTCGAGGGGCTCGGAGCCTGACGACGCCCAGCTCCAGCCCC CTGAGGACGATGACATGAATGAGGACACAGTAGAGAGGATTGTTCGCTGCATCATCCAAAATGAAG cCAATGCTGAGGCCTTGAAGGAGATGCTGGGGGATAGTGAAGGAGAAGGGACAGTGCAGCTGTCCAG CGTGGATGCCAGCTCCAGCCTGACGGATGGAGCCCCCTCCCATCATCACACAGTGCACCTGGGCTCTTCAGCCCCTTGCATCCATTGCAGCCGCAACAGGAGGCCTCCACTTGTCCGTCAGGGACGCTCCAAGGAAGGAAAGAGCCGCCCCCGGCCTGGGGAAACCACCGTGTTCTCTGTGGGCAG gtTCCGGGTGACACACATTGAGAAGCGCTACGGGCTACATGAGCATCGTGATGGCTCCCCCACGGACAGGAGCTGGGGGTCTGGTGGGGGGCAGGACCCAGGGGGTGGTCAGGGGTCTGGGGGAGGGCATGCCAGGGCAGGGATGCCCGCCATTGAGAGCCTGCCTCCTGAGAGGCCACAGCCCCCAGCCATCACCAGTCCACCAGTGCAGAATGGAGGATTCAGGGACAGCCTTGTCCCTCGTGCACTTGAGGGGGACCCTGGAGCCTCTGCAGAGCCAAcactgggggctggagggagggaccCAAGCCCAGGGCTGGCCAGTCAAGAGTCAAATGGACAGCCAAGCAAACTGGACACCTCAGATCACCAG gtgTCCCCACCACGGGGAGCAGGGGGTGTGTGA
- the RELL2 gene encoding RELT-like protein 2 isoform X3, whose product MICHVLKKKGYRCRTSRGSEPDDAQLQPPEDDDMNEDTVERIVRCIIQNEANAEALKEMLGDSEGEGTVQLSSVDASSSLTDGAPSHHHTVHLGSSAPCIHCSRNRRPPLVRQGRSKEGKSRPRPGETTVFSVGRFRVTHIEKRYGLHEHRDGSPTDRSWGSGGGQDPGGGQGSGGGHARAGMPAIESLPPERPQPPAITSPPVQNGGFRDSLVPRALEGDPGASAEPTLGAGGRDPSPGLASQESNGQPSKLDTSDHQVSPPRGAGGV is encoded by the exons ATGATCTGCCACGTGCTCAAGAAGAAGGGGTACCGATGCCGCACCTCGAGGGGCTCGGAGCCTGACGACGCCCAGCTCCAGCCCC CTGAGGACGATGACATGAATGAGGACACAGTAGAGAGGATTGTTCGCTGCATCATCCAAAATGAAG cCAATGCTGAGGCCTTGAAGGAGATGCTGGGGGATAGTGAAGGAGAAGGGACAGTGCAGCTGTCCAG CGTGGATGCCAGCTCCAGCCTGACGGATGGAGCCCCCTCCCATCATCACACAGTGCACCTGGGCTCTTCAGCCCCTTGCATCCATTGCAGCCGCAACAGGAGGCCTCCACTTGTCCGTCAGGGACGCTCCAAGGAAGGAAAGAGCCGCCCCCGGCCTGGGGAAACCACCGTGTTCTCTGTGGGCAG gtTCCGGGTGACACACATTGAGAAGCGCTACGGGCTACATGAGCATCGTGATGGCTCCCCCACGGACAGGAGCTGGGGGTCTGGTGGGGGGCAGGACCCAGGGGGTGGTCAGGGGTCTGGGGGAGGGCATGCCAGGGCAGGGATGCCCGCCATTGAGAGCCTGCCTCCTGAGAGGCCACAGCCCCCAGCCATCACCAGTCCACCAGTGCAGAATGGAGGATTCAGGGACAGCCTTGTCCCTCGTGCACTTGAGGGGGACCCTGGAGCCTCTGCAGAGCCAAcactgggggctggagggagggaccCAAGCCCAGGGCTGGCCAGTCAAGAGTCAAATGGACAGCCAAGCAAACTGGACACCTCAGATCACCAG gtgTCCCCACCACGGGGAGCAGGGGGTGTGTGA
- the RELL2 gene encoding RELT-like protein 2 isoform X1 — protein sequence MNAGRASGALSRTRTPLEPEPKPEPEPQPNHRVLGRDGSAGQAGKGNPLGVGEAGPGSWKRACGASVWHPWPGPAPLARTAPWLGFMICHVLKKKGYRCRTSRGSEPDDAQLQPPEDDDMNEDTVERIVRCIIQNEANAEALKEMLGDSEGEGTVQLSSVDASSSLTDGAPSHHHTVHLGSSAPCIHCSRNRRPPLVRQGRSKEGKSRPRPGETTVFSVGRFRVTHIEKRYGLHEHRDGSPTDRSWGSGGGQDPGGGQGSGGGHARAGMPAIESLPPERPQPPAITSPPVQNGGFRDSLVPRALEGDPGASAEPTLGAGGRDPSPGLASQESNGQPSKLDTSDHQVSPPRGAGGV from the exons ATGAACGCCGGGAGGGCGTCGGGGGCCCTGAGCCGGACTAGGACGCCCCTGGAGCCGGAACCCAAGCCGGAGCCGGAGCCACAACCAAACCACCG TGTCCTTGGGAGGGACGGAAGCGCAGGACAAGCTGGAAAGGGGAACCCCCTGGGCGTCGGGGAAGCGGGACCAGGGTCGTGGAAGAGGGCTTGCGGAGCCTCCGTCTGGCACCCCTGGCCCGGACCAGCACCCCTGGCACGGACAGCTCCTTGGTTGG GCTTCATGATCTGCCACGTGCTCAAGAAGAAGGGGTACCGATGCCGCACCTCGAGGGGCTCGGAGCCTGACGACGCCCAGCTCCAGCCCC CTGAGGACGATGACATGAATGAGGACACAGTAGAGAGGATTGTTCGCTGCATCATCCAAAATGAAG cCAATGCTGAGGCCTTGAAGGAGATGCTGGGGGATAGTGAAGGAGAAGGGACAGTGCAGCTGTCCAG CGTGGATGCCAGCTCCAGCCTGACGGATGGAGCCCCCTCCCATCATCACACAGTGCACCTGGGCTCTTCAGCCCCTTGCATCCATTGCAGCCGCAACAGGAGGCCTCCACTTGTCCGTCAGGGACGCTCCAAGGAAGGAAAGAGCCGCCCCCGGCCTGGGGAAACCACCGTGTTCTCTGTGGGCAG gtTCCGGGTGACACACATTGAGAAGCGCTACGGGCTACATGAGCATCGTGATGGCTCCCCCACGGACAGGAGCTGGGGGTCTGGTGGGGGGCAGGACCCAGGGGGTGGTCAGGGGTCTGGGGGAGGGCATGCCAGGGCAGGGATGCCCGCCATTGAGAGCCTGCCTCCTGAGAGGCCACAGCCCCCAGCCATCACCAGTCCACCAGTGCAGAATGGAGGATTCAGGGACAGCCTTGTCCCTCGTGCACTTGAGGGGGACCCTGGAGCCTCTGCAGAGCCAAcactgggggctggagggagggaccCAAGCCCAGGGCTGGCCAGTCAAGAGTCAAATGGACAGCCAAGCAAACTGGACACCTCAGATCACCAG gtgTCCCCACCACGGGGAGCAGGGGGTGTGTGA